A portion of the Saccharomyces paradoxus chromosome XV, complete sequence genome contains these proteins:
- the HMS1 gene encoding Hms1p (bHLH protein with similarity to myc-family transcription factors~similar to YOR032C), giving the protein MPNFQKPFSGSSDGNPVMNDLGNKVAIKVFDCRSAQDGNEEQNVNVTTNQMYLMFQSNNYNVPPPNYHADDLGSQVPPTHSYYAPFQPPAHLQPPMPPIYKNNAYPVTDQYSDSSFPNTSGHASVIDGNYYNDALASIPTTTTGSTTITTDNGNTIDSEEYIDNMEVFSNEDNENIDNVKQIELKSEKGSNLLSAASIVKKEQLSGFENLLPLSRTESGLVTADEIKSSLDLENLDDDNTDSNDNDRVCGDGLSFKLKNSPMRKHFHLNPKRITRVRTGRVSHNIIEKKYRSNINDKIEQLRRTVPTLRVAYKKCNDLPITSRDLVDLDGLEPATKLNKASILTKSLEYICHLERKCLQLSLANQHLSNDTRDSFVQLSEPSQPLSDNSSSEQVQRQNRNYQRQRQRHQRQQQPLHNIQYNIPHQNGLMSGTNNNSHDMDFNNAGDF; this is encoded by the coding sequence ATgccaaattttcaaaagccTTTTTCTGGCTCTTCGGATGGCAATCCTGTAATGAACGACCTGGGCAATAAAGTCGCTATCAAGGTTTTCGATTGTAGAAGTGCGCAGGATGGCAACGAAGAGCAGAACGTAAACGTAACCACAAACCAAATGTATTTAATGTTCCAGAGTAACAATTATAACGTACCGCCGCCAAATTATCATGCGGATGATTTGGGCTCTCAAGTACCACCTACGCATTCTTATTACGCTCCATTCCAACCTCCCGCCCATCTTCAACCTCCCATGCCTCCTATTTATAAAAACAACGCATATCCTGTCACAGACCAGTATAGTGATTCATCATTTCCTAATACTTCAGGCCACGCTTCGGTAATTGACGGCAATTATTATAACGATGCTCTGGCTTCTATACCTACAACAACGACAGGTAGTACTACAATCACTACAGACAATGGCAATACTATTGATAGTGAAGAGTACATTGATAACATGGAAGTCTTTAGTAACGAAGATAAcgaaaatattgataatgtaaaGCAAATTGAGCTGAAATCTGAGAAAGGCTCGAATCTTCTTTCAGCAGCTTCAATCgtgaaaaaggaacaacTTTCTGGCTTTGAAAATCTGCTCCCTTTATCAAGGACGGAGTCTGGCTTAGTTACTGCAGACGAGATTAAGTCTTCCTTGGATTTGGAGAATTTGGATGATGATAACACTGATagtaatgataatgatagGGTTTGTGGTGATGGTTTAAGTTTTAAGTTAAAAAACTCACCTATGCGGAAACATTTTCACTTGAACCccaaaagaataacaaGGGTGAGAACTGGTAGGGTATCACACAATATAATTGAGAAGAAATACCGTTCCAATattaatgataaaattgaacaaCTAAGGAGAACTGTGCCAACGCTACGAGTAGCGTATAAAAAATGTAATGATCTTCCCATTACATCCAGAGACCTAGTAGACTTAGATGGTCTAGAACCAGCAACAAAACTGAACAAGGCCTCCATTTTGACGAAATCTCTTGAATACATTTGCCACTTAGAAAGAAAGTGCTTGCAGCTAAGTCTGGCTAATCAGCACTTATCAAATGATACACGGGACTCATTTGTTCAGCTTTCCGAGCCATCGCAACCGCTGAGTGACAACAGTAGTAGTGAACAAGTACAAAGGCAAAATAGAAACTACCAACGGCAGCGGCAGCGGCACCAAcgacaacaacaaccaTTGCATAACATTCAATATAATATTCCACATCAAAACGGCCTCATGAGCGGCACCAACAACAATTCACATGATATGGATTTTAATAATGCAGGAGacttttga
- the DFG16 gene encoding Dfg16p (Probable multiple transmembrane protein~similar to YOR030W), which translates to MNIRLHFYYLLILIYTLGLVGAYEKAARKRIQPPDLIPGPPGHKPGDERPPHYDHRPHSYKKHINNIPAYNLTDLIDDKILNKYGNSCRASVLTSGFISLASNSWHLRTYNYTLNYPSFLIRCDNGSDFSHILQDFVYDISNKFNIQDDSSKYIGKDPFPLGMIMITFASGCICVATWMLFLVVLLLPSDNHNRRNKVVHIYVLFSAIIKTVFLNETIAVIFDSQYHDDYQDASQFESSIVETAPYKICELVTNILSDINWIYIVHYLQSNYGKPTWNWIPFKMKKGSHFIIIVGCLLSLVDNILFGNLLWRRNIVVLKVFFKVIDLLIYTIFISIICYFTWHNFAYILLPRTAETNTDGKCKTQLRILWENYHETIPLLAYNMIIFILFYFTTIFFTAFTKHVRGWTFNFVHFLRVLITVNVWGLIGVLEKRELHISKKTVLGRKINNRDKFFANPTVNYYGDDLGKHVSTITLNRELNPTQSKATSHGSSSLVASPLPIWKSPIERIRERRRRHKIMKNENKLEQSLGFGSKSNFKPNTKTAFSKYRQLLRKPKRKANSHGPKPEIGPNKKSSVVRPGAANHTGDSNYLATDFSDNESMETELRTNHIYNYESSE; encoded by the coding sequence ATGAACATAAGATTGCATTTTTACTACCTCCTCATTTTAATTTACACTTTAGGACTTGTGGGTGCGTATGAAAAAGCAGCAAGAAAGAGAATTCAACCTCCCGATTTAATACCTGGTCCTCCAGGACATAAACCTGGCGATGAAAGACCACCACATTATGATCATCGGCCTCATTCTTATAAAAAACACATCAACAACATTCCGGCGTATAACCTCACTGATTTGATAGACGATAAAATACTTAACAAATATGGCAACTCATGCAGAGCAAGTGTGTTAACAAGCGGATTCATCTCTCTAGCCAGCAATTCATGGCACTTGCGTACTTATAATTACACTTTAAATTATCCATCCTTTTTAATCCGTTGTGATAACGGCAGTGACTTCTCTCACATTCTACAGGACTTTGTTTATGATATCAGCAACAAATTTAACATTCAAGATGACAGTAGTAAGTACATCGGAAAAGACCCATTTCCCCTAGGAATGATAATGATTACCTTTGCTTCTGGGTGTATCTGTGTGGCAACATGGatgctttttttggttGTTTTATTACTTCCATCTGATAATCATAATAGAAGGAATAAAGTTGTGCATATATACGTCCTTTTTTCGGCGATTATAAAAACGGTATTCCTTAACGAGACCATAGCCGTCATATTTGACAGCCAATATCACGATGACTACCAGGATGCGAGCCAATTTGAATCGTCCATCGTAGAAACCGCACCATATAAAATATGTGAATTAGTTACGAATATTTTGAGTGATATAAACTGGATTTATATCGTTCATTACTTACAGTCCAATTATGGAAAACCGACTTGGAATTGGATCCCAtttaaaatgaaaaagggCTCTCATTTCATAATTATTGTGGGTTGTCTCCTTTCACTAGTCGATAACATTTTATTTGGAAATCTTCTTTGGAGAAGGAATATTGTTGTTTTAAAGGTATTTTTTAAGGTGATCGACCTACTGATTTACACAATTTTTATCTCTATTATTTGTTACTTCACATGGCACAATTTTGCTTACATACTTTTACCGAGAACTGCTGAAACTAATACGGACGGTAAGTGTAAAACACAACTGCGAATACTTTGGGAGAACTATCACGAAACAATACCATTATTGGCGTATaatatgataatatttattctattctattttaccacaatttttttcactgcCTTCACTAAGCATGTTAGAGGTTGGACTTTTAACTTTGTTCACTTTTTGAGAGTTTTGATAACAGTGAACGTTTGGGGCTTAATTGGTGTATTGGAAAAGAGGGAACTGCATATAAGCAAAAAGACTGTACTTGGACGGAAAATTAACAACAGAGATAAATTCTTTGCCAATCCAACGGTCAATTATTACGGAGATGATTTAGGCAAGCATGTAAGCACTATAACGTTAAACCGGGAATTAAATCCTACTCAAAGTAAAGCTACTTCACACGGTTCATCAAGTTTAGTGGCTTCTCCCTTGCCCATCTGGAAATCTCCGATTGAAAGAATAAGggagagaagaagaagacataagataatgaaaaatgagaaTAAACTTGAGCAAAGCCTCGGTTTTGGAAGTAAATCGAATTTCAAACCTAATACAAAGACAGCGTTCTCCAAATATCGACAACTACTAAGGAAGCCCAAGCGAAAAGCCAATTCGCATGGACCCAAACCTGAGATCGGgccaaataaaaaaagctCGGTGGTTAGGCCAGGAGCCGCTAATCACACCGGAGATTCTAACTACCTAGCTACAGACTTCAGTGATAACGAAAGCATGGAAACTGAACTTCGAACCAACCACATTTATAATTACGAAAGTAGTGAGTAA
- the EXO1 gene encoding Rad2 family nuclease EXO1 (5'-3' exonuclease and flap-endonuclease~similar to YOR033C) — MGIQGLLPQLKPIQNPVSLRRYEGEVLAIDGYAWLHRAACSCAYELATGKPTDKYLQFFIKRFSLLKTFKVEPYLVFDGDAIPVKKSTESKRKDKRQENKAIAERLWACGEKKNAMDYFQKCVDITPEMAKCIICYCKLNGIRYIVAPFEADSQMVYLEQKNIVQGIISEDSDLLVFGCRRLITKLNDYGECLEICRDNFIKLPKKFPLGLLTNEEIITMVCLSGCDYTNGIPKVGLITAMKLVRRFNTIERIILSMQREGKLIIPETYINEYEAAVLAFKFQRVFCPIRKKIVSLNEIPLYLKDTESKRKKLYECIGLVIHREAQKKQIVHFDDDIDHHLHLKIAQGDLNPYDFHQPLANREHKLQLASKSNLEFRKTNTSSSEVKIKPIESFFQKMTKSDHTPKVANNIHSLRQVEDKLTKAIKRRKLSNANAVQETLKDTKSKFFNKPSVAIVEDFNEKPNYSEKFKEDTNSQSLAESISESQLSTQIPSSFVTTNLEDDDNLSEEVSEVVSDIEEDRENFDKKTIRNEIRSTDDDDDGDTSEDYSETAEQMIPTSSTSSLPESSQRSISGCTKVLQRFRYSSSFSGVNANRQPLFPRHVNQKSKGMVYVNQNKDDDYDNNDDKNQVVQRPSLRKSITGAKSQRIVISMKSVDEQKSFNSSPVLHKESKKRDVETTRSSQARPAVRSISLLSQFVYKGK; from the coding sequence ATGGGTATTCAGGGTCTTCTTCCTCAGTTAAAACCCATTCAGAATCCAGTATCACTACGTAGATATGAAGGAGAAGTGTTAGCTATTGATGGTTATGCATGGCTACATAGAGCTGCTTGCTCTTGCGCTTATGAACTTGCAACGGGAAAACCAACTGACAAGTACCtgcaatttttcataaaacGATTTAGTTTATTGAAAACCTTTAAAGTGGAACCATATTTGGTCTTCGATGGTGATGCCATTCCAGTCAAAAAGTCTACCGAatctaaaagaaaagataagagacaagaaaacaaagcCATAGCTGAAAGATTATGGGCCTGCggagaaaagaaaaatgctATGGactattttcaaaaatgtgTCGACATAACGCCTGAAATGGCAAAATGCATCATATGTTACTGTAAGCTTAATGGTATTCGCTATATCGTGGCTCCGTTCGAGGCAGACTCTCAAATGGTATATttagaacaaaaaaacattgTGCAAGGAATAATTTCTGAGGACTCTGACCTCCTCGTCTTCGGATGTCGACGTCTCATTACCAAGCTGAACGATTATGGAGAATGTTTAGAAATATGCCGCGACAACTTTATCAAACTCCCTAAAAAGTTTCCGTTGGGATTATTAACCAATGAGGAAATCATAACAATGGTTTGTTTATCTGGCTGTGATTATACAAATGGAATTCCAAAGGTTGGCTTGATTACTGCGATGAAATTAGTTAGAAGATTCAATACTATTGAAAGGATAATTCTGAGTATGCAGCGGGAGGGAAAGCTAATAATCCCAGAGACATACATTAACGAATACGAAGCCGCAGTTTTAGCATttaaatttcaaagagtATTTTGTCCTATTCGGAAGAAAATAGTCAGCTTGAATGAAATTCCGCTGTACTTGAAAGATACcgaaagcaaaagaaaaaagctcTACGAGTGCATTGGCCTTGTCATACATAGAGAAGCTCAAAAGAAGCAAATTGTGCATTTTGATGACGATATAGATCACCACCtgcatttgaaaattgcTCAAGGGGACTTGAACCCATATGATTTCCACCAACCTCTAGCTAACAGAGAGCACAAATTACAGCTAGCATCCAAATCAAATCTAGAATTCCGAAAAACCAATACTAGCAGCTCAGAAGTCAAAATCAAACCAATAGAATCATTCTTCCAGAAAATGACAAAGTCGGATCATACCCCTAAAGTTGCAAATAACATCCATAGTTTAAGACAAGTGGAAGACAAACTAACAAAGGCAATTAAACGTAGGAAATTAAGTAATGCTAATGCAGTCCAAGAAACTTTAAAGGATACAAAAAGCAAGTTTTTTAATAAACCGTCCGTGGCTATTGTGGAAGACTTCAACGAAAAGCCCAACTACtcagaaaaatttaaagagGACACAAACTCACAATCGTTGGCAGAATCTATTTCCGAATCTCAGCTATCTACACAAATACCTAGTTCATTTGTTACAACCAATctagaagatgatgataacCTCAGTGAAGAGGTTTCTGAAGTTGTCAGTGACATTGAAGAAGACCGAGAAAATTTCGACAAAAAGACTATCCGTAATGAAATTCGTAGTACagacgatgacgatgatggTGATACTAGCGAGGATTATAGCGAAACTGCTGAACAAATGATTCCTACAAGCAGTACTAGCTCATTACCTGAGTCGTCCCAGAGAAGTATATCGGGATGCACAAAGGTTTTACAAAGGTTTAGATATTCATCGTCATTCAGTGGGGTCAATGCTAACAGACAACCATTATTTCCTCGGCATGTCAATCAAAAAAGTAAAGGAATGGTATATGTCaatcaaaataaagatgatgattatGACAATAACGATGATAAAAACCAAGTCGTGCAAAGACCATCACTACGAAAAAGCATTACTGGTGCCAAGTCACAAAGAATTGTCATTAGCATGAAAAGCGTAGATGAACAAAAATCATTCAATTCATCACCCGTTTTGCATAAGGAGAGTAAGAAAAGAGACGTTGAAACCACTAGATCAAGCCAAGCTAGGCCGGCAGTTAGATCCATCTCCTTGCTTTCCCAATTTGTTTATAAAGGTAAATAA
- the CIN5 gene encoding Cin5p (Basic leucine zipper (bZIP) transcription factor of the yAP-1 family~similar to YOR028C) produces MLMQIKMDNHPLNFQPILVSHPMTRDSTKPKKMTDKTFIPNPPVGFIKEENKADLHTISVVTSNVTLPQIQLPKIATLEEPGYQSRTDSFTDLSARRNSVNIGALCDDMPNTAGPHIPRPVTMNNLIPPPLPRLNTYQLRPQLPDAHLNCHFNSNQYTTASQAPLESAYTTASTFTNQPAASYFASNSTPTTRKNSATTNPLYEERRRLSVSLSEQVFNEGERYNNDGQLIGRTGKPLRNTKRAAQNRSAQKAFRQRREKYIKNLEEKSKLFDGLMKENSELKKMIESLKSKLKE; encoded by the coding sequence ATGTTAAtgcaaataaaaatggaCAATCATCCTTTGAATTTTCAACCTATTTTAGTTTCTCATCCAATGACCAGAGACAGTAcgaagccaaaaaaaatgacggACAAAACTTTTATTCCAAACCCTCCTGTAGGATTTattaaagaggaaaataaagctGATTTGCATACCATTTCGGTAGTGACATCTAACGTTACTCTACCGCAAATTCAACTCCCCAAGATTGCAACGCTTGAAGAGCCAGGTTATCAAAGTAGAACTGACTCTTTTACGGATCTTTCTGCCAGAAGAAATTCGGTTAATATAGGAGCACTGTGTGATGACATGCCAAACACTGCGGGCCCACACATTCCAAGGCCGGTGACAATGAACAATTTGATTCCTCCACCTTTACCAAGACTAAATACATACCAACTTAGACCGCAACTACCGGATGCTCATTTAAACTGTCATTTCAATTCTAACCAATATACCACTGCATCCCAGGCACCACTCGAATCCGCGTACACTACAGCATCTACATTCACCAACCAGCCGGCAGCCTCATATTTTGCCTCAAATAGCACCCCAACTACGAGAAAAAATAGCGCCACAACGAATCCTCTTTACGAAGAGAGACGTCGACTCTCTGTTTCTCTTTCAGAACAAGTTTTCAACGAAGGCGAAAGATATAACAATGACGGCCAGTTGATTGGTAGAACAGGCAAACCGTTAAGAAATACTAAGAGAGCCGCTCAAAATAGAAGTGCTCAAAAGGCGTTTAGACAACGCCGTGAGAAATACATCAAGAATctcgaagaaaaatcaaaactatTTGATGGTTtgatgaaagaaaacagcgaattgaaaaaaatgattgaATCACTAAAATCGAAATTAAAAGAGTAG
- the HST3 gene encoding NAD-dependent histone deacetylase HST3 (Member of the Sir2 family of NAD(+)-dependent protein deacetylases~similar to YOR025W), which produces MTSASPSPPASRSGSMCSDLSSSLQTEKLAHITNLNADDELLRLVTKQLGRSRRIACLTGAGISCNAGIPDFRSSDGLYDLVKRDSSQYWSIKSGREMFDISLFRDDFKISIFAKFMERLYSNVQLAKPTKTHKFIAHLKDRNKLLRCYTQNIDGLEESIGLTMSNRKLPLTSFSSHWKNLDVVQLHGDLKTLSCTKCFQTFSWSRYWSRCLRRGELPLCPDCEALINKRMNEGKRTLGSNVGILRPNIVLYGENHPSCEIITQGLNLDIIRGNPDLLIIMGTSLKVDGVKQLVKKLSKRIHDRGGLIILVNKTPIGDSPWHGIIDYQIHSDCDNWVTFLESQIPDFFKTQDQIRKLRQLKREASDLRKQMKAQKDSIGTPPTTPLRGVEQIDTQGNNELNTKIKSLNTIKRKILSPENSSEEDEEEKKLDTRKRAKIRPTFDNNQAS; this is translated from the coding sequence atgaCTTCAGCATCGCCCTCGCCACCTGCAAGTCGATCGGGTTCGATGTGCTCTGACTTGTCGTCCTCTTTGCAGACTGAGAAATTGGCACACATTACGAACCTTAACGCCGATGACGAACTTCTTCGGCTCGTCACCAAGCAGTTGGGCAGATCTAGAAGAATTGCTTGTCTAACTGGGGCAGGCATTTCATGTAACGCAGGCATTCCTGACTTTCGGTCTTCTGATGGGCTCTACGACCTAGTGAAAAGAGACTCTTCACAGTATTGGTCTATCAAATCCGGTAGGGAAATGTTTGATATTTCACTATTTAGAGATGACTTCAAAATCTCCATTTTTGCTAAATTTATGGAGAGACTCTACTCAAATGTCCAGTTAGCAAAACCGACTAAGACCCACAAGTTTATCGCACACTTAAAAGACAGGAATAAACTGCTGCGCTGTTATACACAAAACATCGATGGGCTAGAAGAAAGCATAGGTCTTACTATGTCGAATAGAAAATTACCGCTTACATCATTTAGTTCACATTGGAAAAATCTGGATGTCGTTCAGTTGCATGGCGATCTGAAAACTCTTTCGTGCACGAAGTGCTTCCAGACCTTCTCCTGGAGCAGGTACTGGTCTCGCTGTTTGAGAAGAGGTGAGCTACCATTGTGTCCGGATTGCGAGGCACTTATCAACAAAAGGATGAATGAAGGAAAGCGAACACTGGGTTCCAACGTTGGTATTCTAAGACCTAACATCGTCCTGTATGGTGAAAACCACCCATCCTGTGAAATTATTACACAAGGTCTAAACCTTGACATAATTAGAGGCAACCCTGATCTTTTGATCATCATGGGTACGAGTTTGAAAGTTGATGGTGTGAAACAGctagtgaaaaaattaagtaAGAGAATTCACGACCGTGGAGGGCTAATCATCCTCGTAAACAAGACTCCCATTGGCGACTCACCTTGGCATGGCATTATAGACTACCAAATCCATTCAGATTGTGACAATTGGGTCACATTTCTTGAATCCCAAATACCAGATTTCTTCAAGACACAAGACCAAATTAGGAAGTTAAGAcagttgaaaagagaagcaAGCGACTTGAGAAAGCAAATGAAGGCCCAAAAGGACTCTATTGGAACGCCTCCAACAACTCCTCTACGAGGTGTCGAGCAGATCGATACTCAAGGAAACAATGAATTGAAcacaaaaataaagtcacTGAACACAATCAAGAGGAAAATATTGTCACCAGAAAACTCCAGTGAGGAGgacgaagaggaaaaaaaattagataCGAGGAAGCGCGCTAAGATACGACCAACCTTCGATAACAATCAAGCCTCGTAA
- the STI1 gene encoding Hsp90 cochaperone STI1 (Hsp90 cochaperone~similar to YOR027W) codes for MSLTADEYKQQGNAAFTAKDYNKAIELFTKAIEVSEAPNHVLYSNRSACYTSLKKFSDALSDANECVKINPSWSKGYNRLGAAHLGLGDLDEAESNYKKALELDASNKAAKEGLDQVHRTQQTRQAQPDLGLTQLFADPNLIENLKKNPKTSEMMKDPQLVAKLIGYKQNPQAIGQDLFTDPRLMTIMATLMGVDLNMDDINQSNSMPKEPEASKGAEQKEDAKPQSDSTTKKEHSSKAPQKEEGKESEPMEVDEDDSKTEADKEKAEGNKFYKTRQFDEAIEHYNKAWELHKDITYLNNRAAAEYEKGEYETAIATLNDAVEQGREMRADYKVISKSFARIGNAYHKLGDLKKTIEYYQKSLTEHRTADILTKLRNAEKELKKAEAEAYVNPEKAEEARLEGKEYFTKSDWPNAVKAYTEMIKRAPEDARGYSNRAAALAKLMSFPEAIADCNKAIEKDPNFVRAYIRKATAQIAVKEYAAALETLDEARTKDAEVNKGSSAKEIDQLYYKASQQRFQPDTGNETPEETYQRAMKDPEVAAIMQDPVMQSILQQAQQNPAALQEHMKNPEVFKKIQTLIAAGIIRTGR; via the coding sequence ATGTCATTGACAGCTGACGAATACAAACAACAAGGCAACGCAGCATTTACCGCTAAGGATTACAATAAGGCGATCGAGCTCTTCACTAAAGCTATTGAAGTTTCTGAAGCCCCAAATCACGTTTTATATTCCAACAGATCTGCGTGTTATActtctttaaagaaatttagCGACGCATTGAGTGATGCCAATGAATGTGTCAAAATTAATCCATCTTGGTCTAAGGGTTATAATAGACTTGGTGCCGCCCACTTAGGTCTTGGCGATCTAGATGAAGCTGAAAGCAACTACAAAAAAGCTTTGGAGTTGGATGCCAGTAACAAGGCCGCCAAAGAAGGGTTGGACCAGGTTCATCGTACCCAACAGACAAGGCAAGCACAACCTGATTTAGGGTTGACACAGTTATTTGCTGATCCAAATTTAAttgaaaacttgaaaaaaaacccAAAAACAAGCGAAATGATGAAAGACCCTCAATTAGTTGCTAAACTAATTGGATACAAGCAAAATCCACAAGCTATTGGCCAAGATCTATTTACCGATCCAAGATTAATGACCATCATGGCTACATTAATGGGCGTTGATTTAAATATGGATGATATAAACCAATCAAACTCCATGCCAAAGGAGCCAGAAGCCAGTAAAGGTGCTGAACAAAAGGAAGACGCTAAACCACAAAGCGATTCCACcacaaagaaagaacattCCTCAAAAGCACCACAGAAAGAGGAAGGCAAGGAATCCGAGCCAATGGAAGTCGACGAAGATGACTCTAAAACTGAAGCCGACAAGGAAAAAGCCGAAGGTAACAAGTTTTATAAGACCCGTCAGTTCGATGAAGCTATAGAGCACTACAACAAGGCGTGGGAACTGCACAAAGATATCACCTATTTGAACAACCGTGCTGCTGCTGAATACGAAAAAGGCGAATACGAGACTGCTATCGCAACCTTGAATGATGCTGTTGAGCAAGGTAGAGAAATGAGAGCAGATTACAAGGTGATTTCTAAATCATTTGCACGTATTGGTAATGCTTATCACAAATTAGgtgacttgaaaaaaaccatAGAATACTACCAAAAATCATTGACCGAACACCGTACCGCCGACATTTTGACCAAATTAAGGAACGCTGAAaaggaattgaaaaaagctgAGGCGGAGGCATATGTTAATCCTGAAAAGGCAGAAGAAGCTCGTCTTGAAGGTAAGGAATATTTCACTAAGAGTGATTGGCCAAATGCTGTAAAGGCTTATACTGAAATGATCAAAAGGGCACCTGAAGACGCTAGAGGATATTCCAATAGAGCTGCTGCCCTAGCTAAATTAATGTCTTTCCCTGAAGCCATCGCAGATTGTAACAAagccattgaaaaagatcCAAATTTCGTGAGAGCTTATATTAGAAAGGCCACCGCACAAATTGCCGTAAAAGAATACGCTGCTGCTTTGGAAACACTAGATGAGGCCAGAACCAAGGATGCCGAAGTGAATAAGGGTTCTAGTGCCAAGGAGATTGATCAGCTGTACTACAAGGCAAGCCAACAGAGATTCCAACCCGATACCGGTAACGAAACTCCAGAAGAGACCTATCAAAGGGCCATGAAAGATCCTGAAGTGGCTGCAATCATGCAAGATCCCGTCATGCAAAGTATTTTGCAACAAGCTCAACAGAATCCCGCTGCTTTACAAGAACACATGAAAAATCCAGAAGTATTCAAAAAGATTCAAACTTTGATTGCTGCTGGTATCATCCGGACCGGTCGCTGA
- the BUB3 gene encoding Bub3p (Kinetochore checkpoint WD40 repeat protein~similar to YOR026W): MQIVEIEQAPKDYISDIKIISSRSLLLITSWDGSLTVYKFDNQGKNVKLLQSLRYKHPLLSCNFINNPDLQIYVGTVQGEILKVDLIGMPSFQALTSNEANLGICRICKYGDDKLIAASWDGLIEVIDPRNYLDEVTPVKNLNSNNTKVKNKVFTMDTNSSRLIVGMNNSQVRWFHLPLCEDDNGTVEESGLKYQIRDVALLPQDQEGYACSSIDGRVAVEFFNDQGNSDSSSKRFAFRCHRLNLKDTNLAYPVNSIEFSPHSEFLYTAGSDGIISCWNLQTRKKIKNFAKFNENSVVKIACSDNVLCLATSDDTFKTNAAIDRTIELDASSLYIIFDYES; this comes from the coding sequence ATGCAGATAGTAGAGATTGAACAGGCCCCAAAAGACTACATAAGCGACATTAAAATCATCTCTTCCAGATCACTGCTTTTAATAACGTCTTGGGATGGTTCGTTAACGGTCTACAAATTCGACAACCAGGGGAAAAATGTTAAACTTTTACAATCGCTACGTTATAAGCATCCGTTATTGAGCTgcaattttatcaataatcCCGATCTGCAAATATACGTGGGAACTGTACAGGGTGAAATTCTAAAAGTTGATTTGATAGGTATGCCCAGCTTCCAAGCTTTGACGAGCAATGAAGCGAATTTGGGCATTTGCCGAATATGCAAATATGGAGATGATAAACTTATTGCCGCGTCATGGGATGGCCTGATAGAGGTTATCGATCCTCGCAATTACCTTGACGAAGTCACTCCTGTGAAAAATCTGAACTCTAATAACACGAAAGTAAAGAATAAGGTATTTACCATGGATACGAACTCCTCTCGATTAATCGTTGGTATGAACAATAGCCAGGTCCGATGGTTTCACCTACCACTCTGTGAAGATGATAACGGAACAGTGGAGGAATCTGGACTGAAGTATCAAATAAGAGACGTCGCCCTTTTACCACAAGACCAAGAAGGTTATGCATGTAGCAGCATTGATGGGCGTGTCGCCGTGGAGTTCTTCAATGATCAGGGCAATAGCGACAGCTCAAGCAAAAGGTTCGCATTTAGATGCCACCGTTTGAATCTAAAGGACACCAACCTAGCGTATCCAGTAAACTCTATTGAATTTTCCCCTCACTCTGAGTTCTTATATACAGCCGGTTCTGATGGCATTATTTCATGCTGGAATCTACAAACCCgcaagaagataaaaaactTCGCCAAATTTAACGAGAATAGCGTCGTTAAGATTGCTTGTTCGGATAATGTTTTATGTCTGGCAACTTCTGACGATACCTTCAAAACGAACGCCGCAATTGACCGTACCATTGAACTAGATGCAAGTTCATTATACATAATATTTGACTATGAGAGCTAA